CGATATGCTGCCGAGCTCATTCAAAAGCACCGCCACTTTTCTGCCCGTTTCACTTTCCTGTTTTAATATATTACGCAGAAGCGTCGTTTTCCCGCTGCCGAGAAAACCGCCTAATATGTATACTTCTGTTGTTTTCATTCACATCTGCTCCCATGATCCGGTAATAATTGCTTCCCTTAGATTTTATCATACTTCCCCTCCATAAGCACATGCCGGAACCAACTAAAAAAACCAGCCGTAAGCTGGTTTTCAATCATTGCTCATGCTTGTACTTCATCTTTAGCGTAAATCGGCACCCATCCTGCTTTTGTAACGAAAATACGGACAGCAACTGTTTTCCTATCTTCCGCCAAGGTGAAATAATGTCTTGTCGATTCTGGAACGCTAATTAAGTCTCCTGGTTTAAGCCGTACGTCAAACCATCGTTCATCGGTTCCTTCAATGGCAAAGATACTCGTTCCGCCTGCAATGAAACGGACTTCATCATCTTCATGGTGATGTTCCTGCTTGAAGTTTTCAAGCAATTGATCAAGGTTCGGGGTTGTATCAGATAAAGTGATGATATCATGCGCTTTATACCCTCTTCTTTCGGAAATCTCCGTTATCTCCACTTGGAACGCTGTTAGGATTTCCCCCTTATCAGCATCCGTAAGATCATATTTTTCCACAAGCTGTGCCGGTAATTTTGTAATATCCCACTGCTCATAAATCACCCCTTGAGATTCCAAAAACGCCTTCACCTGTTCACCATTTTCAATAACTTCATTCGTATCATGCAATCTAATTGTCGCCATCCTTCATTCCTCCTCTATGAGTGTTATGTTAAAGAAGCAGTATGTGCCAGTTGAGTATTTAGCAGCAGTTGATATTGAAATAAAAACTCGCAAGCTTCCAGTATTCTTTTTGCTTCAAACCCGCTTTTTCCCCAAACCGTGATCCCATGATTGCGGATGAGCACCGCACCGGAATCGTCTTGAACATGCAGATTGAATTTCTCGGCTAGCAATGGAATATCCCCATGATTATAGATGATTGGAATCCGAAATTCCGAATCCTCATCCCATCTCCCTGTCGCTTTAATGATTTCTTGATTCCGAAAAGTTACAGAACCTTCATCTCCATACAATTCGGACACTACATTATTTTCCACTGTGTGGACATGAAGTACACAATTCGCTTTGGTTTTCCCATAAATGACGGTATGAAGTAGCGTTTCCGCGGAGGGCCTCAGCTCCGTCTCCTGGACGGGGCTTCCTTTTAAATCTACCAATAAAAAATCGGAATCCGTTTGTTTTCGTTTGTCCTTACCGCTTGCCGTAATATAAAAGGTTGGGCCATCGGGCTCGCGGATGGAAAGGTTTCCGCTTGTACCCATAAACCAATCTCGTTCGGCGAGTTCCGCTTTGATTTCCGCTAGCTCCAGCCACTCCTTCGTATCGGTGTTCAAGACTTTACCTCCTCACGCTGCTTTAAAATCTCCATTACATCATAAAACGTTTCGAACCCTCGATGCGGCAGACCTTCACTTATGCATTTCTCAAGCAATATATCACGGGCTATAACAAAATCAGCCCGTTTTGCCGCTTCAAAATCAGTCACGGAATCACCAATTACATACATGAAGTCATCCGCACCAGCCATTTGCCTCATAATCGACGGCTTACAGCAGCCGCACTCATTATTACATTGCTCATCACAAGCATGCGGCCACTCAATATAGATCTTTTTCTTATCAAAGTGGGCATTGTTACAAAAAACCGTGCCTGTGGGCAAGATGTCATTTAATAGTGGGGCAATGAAAAAATCCATGCCTCCGCTTACGATATATAAAGGAAACCCAGCTTGTTTCGTATACTCAACGAAATCATGGAAACCTGGCCGGATGTGTGCTTTCTCCTTCACGAATTGAATGATTTCTGCCTTCAGGTCACTATCAAGCAGGGAAAACATTTCCCCAACCCCAGAGGATATGCTGATTTTTTGCCGAAGAACGTCATCCTTCAACCTTTCCCATTCCGGGGGAGCGAATTTTTTCATGATGGAAATGATGTTATCCGTGTTGGTTATCGTTCCGTCAAAATCACAAAAGATGATTGGTTTCATGCTTTCTCATAGTCCTCCCCATAAAACAAGCGCTTTTTTTAATGCTTCTTCATTTGACGCCGCCTCAGCTAGGTCCTTTCCTTCAAGGACGGCTTCCACAGCAGAACGAAAGGCCTCTGCCCCGCCCTTAGCTCCGTCAGGGTGCCCGTGTATTCCGCCTCCGGCATTGATGACACTGTCCAGTCCGAAATCCTTGATCAAATCGGGTACCATCCCTGGATGAATACCAGCTGAAGGAACTGGAAATGCTTCTTTCCATGAAGGTTCGTCTTTCGTCAATGCACTGGCGATCGCCAATGCTTCCTCTTTTTCAAGTGCGACATTTCCATAAGGGGATGGGAATAATGATAGATCCGCACCTGATAGCCTGACTAATTTACCAAGCAATAGTGGATAGCCGACACCATAAAAGGAGGATGAGCCCAACGCTCCGCTAAATGACGGATGGGCCATGATCGGCAGCTTGATTTGATCATGTTCACTCAGGGCTTGCAATACATCCAAGCCATATGTATGGACGTTGAACAATAAAGCGTCTGCACCCGCATCTGCCGCTTGTTTCGCCTTATCCAATAACTCGAATGTCTTTCCTGATAGATTGACGGCATATAACGTCCGGTGACCAGTACTTTCATGGACTTCGGTCAATATTTTCTTGCCGGTTTTGATTCTTTCAATAAATG
This genomic stretch from Peribacillus muralis harbors:
- the mtnW gene encoding 2,3-diketo-5-methylthiopentyl-1-phosphate enolase, with product MSEIIATYLIHDFNGNHEKKAEGIALGLTVGTWTDLPQLVQKQLEKHKGRVVSVSPLSEEEGANRYFDRKVYRSIIKIAYPAGNFSNDLPAILTTVFGKLSLDGAVKLIDLDFIGDIEKAFPGPRYGITGIRKKIGVYDRPLVMSIFKGVLGRDLTFHNEQLKQQALGGVDLVKDDEILFDQGQTPFIERIKTGKKILTEVHESTGHRTLYAVNLSGKTFELLDKAKQAADAGADALLFNVHTYGLDVLQALSEHDQIKLPIMAHPSFSGALGSSSFYGVGYPLLLGKLVRLSGADLSLFPSPYGNVALEKEEALAIASALTKDEPSWKEAFPVPSAGIHPGMVPDLIKDFGLDSVINAGGGIHGHPDGAKGGAEAFRSAVEAVLEGKDLAEAASNEEALKKALVLWGGL
- a CDS encoding 2-hydroxy-3-keto-5-methylthiopentenyl-1-phosphate phosphatase, with protein sequence MKPIIFCDFDGTITNTDNIISIMKKFAPPEWERLKDDVLRQKISISSGVGEMFSLLDSDLKAEIIQFVKEKAHIRPGFHDFVEYTKQAGFPLYIVSGGMDFFIAPLLNDILPTGTVFCNNAHFDKKKIYIEWPHACDEQCNNECGCCKPSIMRQMAGADDFMYVIGDSVTDFEAAKRADFVIARDILLEKCISEGLPHRGFETFYDVMEILKQREEVKS
- a CDS encoding cupin domain-containing protein, whose amino-acid sequence is MATIRLHDTNEVIENGEQVKAFLESQGVIYEQWDITKLPAQLVEKYDLTDADKGEILTAFQVEITEISERRGYKAHDIITLSDTTPNLDQLLENFKQEHHHEDDEVRFIAGGTSIFAIEGTDERWFDVRLKPGDLISVPESTRHYFTLAEDRKTVAVRIFVTKAGWVPIYAKDEVQA
- a CDS encoding methylthioribulose 1-phosphate dehydratase, whose translation is MNTDTKEWLELAEIKAELAERDWFMGTSGNLSIREPDGPTFYITASGKDKRKQTDSDFLLVDLKGSPVQETELRPSAETLLHTVIYGKTKANCVLHVHTVENNVVSELYGDEGSVTFRNQEIIKATGRWDEDSEFRIPIIYNHGDIPLLAEKFNLHVQDDSGAVLIRNHGITVWGKSGFEAKRILEACEFLFQYQLLLNTQLAHTASLT